One stretch of Tenrec ecaudatus isolate mTenEca1 chromosome 18, mTenEca1.hap1, whole genome shotgun sequence DNA includes these proteins:
- the BLOC1S3 gene encoding biogenesis of lysosome-related organelles complex 1 subunit 3 isoform X1: MLGAMATQSRRRRPPRRPETVVPGEAAETDSERSASSSEEEELYLGPSGPTRGRPTGLRVSGEAAETDSEPEPEPTAAPGDLPPLVVQREPAGEAWGAVEGPAPAPVRSLLQLRLAESQERLDHDVAAAVSGVYRRAGRDVAALAARLAASQAAGLAAAHSVRLARGDLCALAERLDIVAGCRLLPDIRGVPGTEPKQDPGPRA; encoded by the exons ATG CTTGGAGCCATGGCGACCCAGAGCCGCCGGCGCAGGCCGCCACGGAGACCCGAAACGGTGGTGCCTGGGGAGGCGGCCGAGACGGACTCGGAGCGCTCGGCGTCCTCCTCGGAAGAGGAGGAGCTGTACCTCGGCCCCTCGGGCCCGACGCGAGGTCGCCCCACGGGCCTGCGAGTGTCTGGAGAGGCTGCGGAGACCGACTCGGAGCCGGAACCGGAGCCGACAGCTGCGCCCGGAGACCTGCCTCCGCTCGTGGTGCAGCGGGAACCGGCCggggaggcctggggcgccgtggAGGGCCCCGCGCCCGCCCCCGTGCGCTCTCTGTTACAGCTGCGGCTGGCCGAGAGCCAGGAGCGCCTGGACCACGACGTGGCGGCCGCCGTGAGCGGCGTGTACCGCCGCGCGGGCCGCGACGTGGCCGCCCTGGCAGCTCGGCTGGCGGCCTCCCAGGCAGCAGGGCTGGCGGCGGCTCACAGCGTGCGCCTGGCGCGGGGGGACCTCTGCGCGCTGGCCGAACGCCTGGACATCGTGGCCGGCTGCCGGCTGCTGCCAGACATCCGCGGCGTTCCGGGGACAGAACCCAAGCAGGACCCCGGGCCGCGAGCCTAG
- the BLOC1S3 gene encoding biogenesis of lysosome-related organelles complex 1 subunit 3 isoform X2 yields the protein MATQSRRRRPPRRPETVVPGEAAETDSERSASSSEEEELYLGPSGPTRGRPTGLRVSGEAAETDSEPEPEPTAAPGDLPPLVVQREPAGEAWGAVEGPAPAPVRSLLQLRLAESQERLDHDVAAAVSGVYRRAGRDVAALAARLAASQAAGLAAAHSVRLARGDLCALAERLDIVAGCRLLPDIRGVPGTEPKQDPGPRA from the coding sequence ATGGCGACCCAGAGCCGCCGGCGCAGGCCGCCACGGAGACCCGAAACGGTGGTGCCTGGGGAGGCGGCCGAGACGGACTCGGAGCGCTCGGCGTCCTCCTCGGAAGAGGAGGAGCTGTACCTCGGCCCCTCGGGCCCGACGCGAGGTCGCCCCACGGGCCTGCGAGTGTCTGGAGAGGCTGCGGAGACCGACTCGGAGCCGGAACCGGAGCCGACAGCTGCGCCCGGAGACCTGCCTCCGCTCGTGGTGCAGCGGGAACCGGCCggggaggcctggggcgccgtggAGGGCCCCGCGCCCGCCCCCGTGCGCTCTCTGTTACAGCTGCGGCTGGCCGAGAGCCAGGAGCGCCTGGACCACGACGTGGCGGCCGCCGTGAGCGGCGTGTACCGCCGCGCGGGCCGCGACGTGGCCGCCCTGGCAGCTCGGCTGGCGGCCTCCCAGGCAGCAGGGCTGGCGGCGGCTCACAGCGTGCGCCTGGCGCGGGGGGACCTCTGCGCGCTGGCCGAACGCCTGGACATCGTGGCCGGCTGCCGGCTGCTGCCAGACATCCGCGGCGTTCCGGGGACAGAACCCAAGCAGGACCCCGGGCCGCGAGCCTAG
- the TRAPPC6A gene encoding trafficking protein particle complex subunit 6A isoform X1 gives MADAALFEFLHTEMVAELWARAPNPSPGGQKMSLSVLEGMGFRVGQALGERLPRETLAFREELDALKFLCKDVWTAVYQKQMDGLRTNHQGTYILQDNDFPLLVRMAAGPQYLEEAPKFLAFTCGLLRGTLSTLGIKSLVTASVTTLPACKFQVVIQRA, from the exons ATGGCGGACGCGGCGCTTTTCGAGTTTCTGCACACGGAAATGGTGGCGGAGCTGTGGGCGCGCGCCCCCAACCCAAGTCCCGGG GGACAGAAGATGAGCCTGTCCGTCCTGGAGGGCATGGGCTTCCGCGTGGGCCAGGCTCTGGGCGAGAG GCTGCCCCGGGAGACCTTGGCCTTCCGGGAGGAGCTGGACGCCCTCAAGTTCCTGTGTAAGGACGTGTGGACGGCAGTGTACCAGAAGCAGATGGACGGCCTGCGCACCAACCACCAG gGGACCTACATCCTGCAGGACAACGACTTCCCTCTCCTGGTCCGGATGGCCGCAGGGCCGCAGTACCTGGAAGAGGCACCCAAG TTCCTGGCCTTCACCTGCGGCCTCCTGCGCGGCACTCTCAGCACCCTGGGCATCAAGAGCCTGGTCACCGCCTCCGTGACAACGCTGCCCGCCT GTAAGTTCCAGGTGGTGATCCAGAGGGCCTGA
- the TRAPPC6A gene encoding trafficking protein particle complex subunit 6A isoform X2 gives MSLSVLEGMGFRVGQALGERLPRETLAFREELDALKFLCKDVWTAVYQKQMDGLRTNHQGTYILQDNDFPLLVRMAAGPQYLEEAPKFLAFTCGLLRGTLSTLGIKSLVTASVTTLPACKFQVVIQRA, from the exons ATGAGCCTGTCCGTCCTGGAGGGCATGGGCTTCCGCGTGGGCCAGGCTCTGGGCGAGAG GCTGCCCCGGGAGACCTTGGCCTTCCGGGAGGAGCTGGACGCCCTCAAGTTCCTGTGTAAGGACGTGTGGACGGCAGTGTACCAGAAGCAGATGGACGGCCTGCGCACCAACCACCAG gGGACCTACATCCTGCAGGACAACGACTTCCCTCTCCTGGTCCGGATGGCCGCAGGGCCGCAGTACCTGGAAGAGGCACCCAAG TTCCTGGCCTTCACCTGCGGCCTCCTGCGCGGCACTCTCAGCACCCTGGGCATCAAGAGCCTGGTCACCGCCTCCGTGACAACGCTGCCCGCCT GTAAGTTCCAGGTGGTGATCCAGAGGGCCTGA